From a single Anomaloglossus baeobatrachus isolate aAnoBae1 chromosome 4, aAnoBae1.hap1, whole genome shotgun sequence genomic region:
- the LOC142302742 gene encoding olfactory receptor 1G1-like — protein sequence MENVTHVIEFYIIPFSTVVGQKIFLFPTFLVLYLICLMWNMLIFVTLFMDLHLQKPMYFFLRNLSFVDVLYISVVLPKLMDIILTGNNRVSFIACFTQLYFFAAFACTEIWLLTMMSYDRYAAICFPLHYVLIMEKKKCGLLVAGSWLSGFCNSLFVTIFASHLSFCSSTYIKQIFCDIKTLTKISCGDLYEFQTMILVEALFMGLCPFLLILMSYSKILANILRLKSIGQRKKAFSTCTSHLTILLIFYGTLLCMYMIPPSAHSEELDQIFSVLYLAVTPTLNPLIYSLRNKEVKNALCNILFKNIFYKSHSVCRDVS from the coding sequence ATGGAGAATGTGACACATGTTATTGAATTCTACATAATACCTTTCTCCACAGTTGTTggtcaaaaaatatttttatttcccaCATTTCTTGTTCTGTATCTCATATGTCTAATGTGGAACATGTTAATATTTGTGACACTCTTTATGGATCTTCATCTGCAGAAACCAATGTACTTCTTCCTACGTAACCTCTCCTTTGTAGATGTCTTGTACATTTCAGTGGTGCTTCCAAAGCTAATGGACATCATTCTTACCGGAAATAATCGGGTTTCATTTATTGCTTGCTTTACACAATTATACTTTTTCGCTGCCTTTGCTTGCACAGAAATTTGGTTGTTGACCATGATGTCTTACGACCGTTATGCTGCAATCTGCTTCCCGTTACATTACGTGCTAATCATGGAGAAGAAAAAGTGCGGCCTCCTCGTAGCCGGTAGCTGGCTTTCTGggttttgtaattccctttttgttACAATATTTGCATCACATTTGTCCTTCTGTAGCTCCACATACATCAAACAAATATTTTGTGACATTAAGACATTGACGAAGATTTCTTGTGGTGATCTCTATGAATTCCAGACGATGATTTTGGTGGAAGCTTTGTTCATGGGTTTGTGTCCTTTCTTACTCATTTTGATGTCCTACAGTAAAATTTTAGCAAATATTCTCCGCCTAAAATCCATTGGTCAAAGGAAAAAAGCCTTCTCCACTTGTACCTCTCACCTTACCATACTTCTAATATTTTATGGGACCTTACTCTGTATGTATATGATACCACCATCAGCTCATTCAGAGGAACTTGACCAGATATTTTCAGTCCTTTACCTAGCAGTGACTCCCACACTGAATCCTTTGATTTACAGTTTAAGGAACAAGGAGGTTAAAAATGCTTTATGCAATATATTATTCAAGAATATATTTTACAAAAGCCATAGTGTCTGCAGAGATGTTTCTTGA